In the genome of Leptospiraceae bacterium, one region contains:
- the hemB gene encoding porphobilinogen synthase yields the protein MEMLRRPRRNRKSENIRNLVRESNISVNDLIMPLFVKEGSGVREPISSMPGIFRLSPDEVIKECKEIHSLGIPAVILFPAIPDEKKDPLAKESYNPDGLYPQVIRMIKQEIPDLIVITDVAMDPYSSDGHDGIVKNGEILNDETLEILGKMALVQAKAGADVIAPSDMMDGRVKYLRTLLDSEGYKNVSILSYTAKYASAFYGPFRDALDSAPRFGDKKTYQMDPANIREALLELHLDIEEGADIVMVKPGLPYLDVVREFAKNSLVPVAVYNVSGEYAMLKAASQNGWLDYKKCVMEIMLAFKRAGADMILTYHAKEVAQWLNE from the coding sequence ATGGAAATGCTTCGACGCCCTCGCAGGAATCGAAAATCCGAAAACATCCGAAATCTTGTTCGAGAAAGCAACATTTCTGTGAATGATTTAATCATGCCTCTTTTCGTGAAGGAAGGCAGTGGCGTTCGTGAACCCATCTCATCCATGCCTGGTATTTTTCGTCTCAGTCCCGATGAAGTAATAAAAGAATGTAAAGAAATTCATAGTTTAGGAATTCCAGCGGTGATACTTTTCCCTGCCATTCCAGATGAGAAGAAAGACCCCTTAGCGAAAGAATCCTACAACCCTGATGGTTTATATCCACAAGTAATTCGAATGATAAAACAAGAAATTCCAGACTTGATTGTTATAACCGATGTAGCCATGGATCCTTATAGTTCTGATGGGCATGATGGAATTGTAAAAAATGGAGAGATTTTAAACGATGAGACTTTGGAAATTTTAGGAAAAATGGCACTTGTGCAAGCAAAAGCAGGAGCTGATGTGATTGCTCCAAGTGATATGATGGATGGACGCGTGAAATATCTAAGAACACTTTTGGATTCAGAAGGATACAAAAATGTTAGCATTCTTTCTTATACTGCGAAATATGCTTCGGCATTTTACGGACCTTTTCGTGATGCGTTGGATAGTGCTCCGAGATTTGGAGATAAAAAAACCTATCAAATGGATCCTGCCAACATTCGAGAAGCTCTTTTGGAACTCCATCTGGACATCGAAGAAGGTGCTGACATTGTGATGGTAAAACCTGGTCTTCCTTATCTTGATGTTGTGAGGGAATTTGCTAAAAATAGCCTTGTTCCAGTAGCAGTGTATAATGTCTCGGGGGAGTATGCAATGCTGAAAGCCGCTTCTCAAAATGGATGGCTGGATTACAAAAAATGTGTGATGGAAATCATGTTGGCATTCAAACGTGCAGGAGCTGATATGATTTTAACCTATCATGCCAAAGAAGTAGCCCAATGGCTTAATGAATGA
- a CDS encoding class I SAM-dependent rRNA methyltransferase, with protein sequence MVNSLVNGRLYIKSGKDELLKNFHSWIFSGAVEKLEAFHQKLRNGEIIEIYNSYHEFQGYAFYEKQDQIVARIFYFGGEQIRDFDAFFYEKFQKIYERKKKLFLDSNAFRFLHSESDGIPGIVCDIYHHLAVIQIDFLESKYLIGLLVNFLKEQNIQYILLKRKENIEWITEEIPTVEFVENGLKIKIDLDKFLKTGYFLDQRWNRRKLQFYVKDKVVLDAFCYVGSFGLHALKYEAKKVDLVDSKNLISIVKENMFQNGFYLDQFEFFRENVLEYLQRVPKNLYDVIVLDPPAFVKKKIQYSSGVRGYLRLNQLALEKIKSQGWIFTFSCSQFVSKEDLKKIIFLSAREAKRKVYIVEYLTQSPDHTISIYHPEGEYLKGMVLYVEE encoded by the coding sequence ATGGTAAATTCATTAGTGAATGGCAGATTATATATCAAAAGTGGAAAAGATGAACTTTTAAAAAACTTTCATAGCTGGATTTTCTCAGGTGCTGTAGAAAAACTCGAAGCTTTCCATCAAAAATTGCGAAATGGTGAAATCATCGAAATCTATAATAGTTATCATGAATTTCAAGGCTATGCCTTCTATGAAAAACAAGACCAGATTGTTGCAAGGATTTTCTATTTTGGAGGTGAACAAATTCGAGATTTCGACGCCTTTTTTTACGAAAAATTCCAAAAAATCTACGAAAGAAAAAAGAAGCTTTTTCTTGATAGCAACGCTTTTCGTTTTCTTCATTCCGAAAGTGACGGGATTCCGGGAATTGTTTGTGATATTTACCATCATTTAGCGGTTATACAGATAGATTTTTTAGAGTCAAAATACTTGATTGGTTTACTGGTGAATTTCTTGAAAGAACAAAATATTCAATATATCCTTTTGAAGAGAAAAGAAAATATCGAGTGGATAACAGAAGAAATCCCTACCGTTGAGTTTGTAGAAAATGGCCTAAAAATCAAAATTGATTTAGATAAATTTTTAAAAACAGGCTATTTTTTAGATCAGCGATGGAATCGAAGAAAGCTTCAATTCTATGTGAAAGATAAAGTGGTATTGGATGCTTTTTGTTATGTGGGAAGTTTTGGATTACATGCTTTGAAGTATGAAGCAAAAAAAGTGGATTTGGTGGATAGCAAGAACTTAATTTCTATCGTGAAAGAAAATATGTTTCAAAATGGATTTTATTTGGATCAGTTTGAGTTTTTTCGAGAAAATGTATTAGAGTATTTGCAAAGAGTCCCCAAAAATTTGTATGACGTCATCGTACTCGATCCACCTGCTTTTGTAAAAAAGAAAATTCAGTATTCTTCCGGTGTCAGAGGATATTTGAGATTGAATCAATTGGCATTAGAAAAAATCAAAAGTCAAGGATGGATTTTTACTTTTTCTTGCTCACAATTTGTGTCGAAAGAGGATTTAAAGAAAATCATTTTTCTATCTGCAAGAGAAGCAAAAAGAAAAGTTTATATAGTAGAATACTTAACTCAATCTCCAGATCATACCATATCTATTTATCATCCCGAAGGAGAATACTTAAAAGGAATGGTTCTGTATGTGGAAGAATAA
- a CDS encoding phosphate/phosphite/phosphonate ABC transporter substrate-binding protein, with product MKIKIRILFQILFISFIIFQSLIFCKREKIGFSEPTFIYDGYPLNVPQEKDVLYFSVLPYKNSLELAYDFDPLVKHLSEKTQRRIIFKPLDQYYKIHLLLEKNKLHLAMIDPYVYVSRNVSNDYIFSVKPVFKNVQKNKSLLVARNDNPVKSIFEIKANQEKIVLSFDNPDSTFGYIIPLRILKNLDIDPEKFKDIAFSSNFENTIQGILSGNFDLGWVDVLAFEKFKITAIGLKVLYESEEFEHYPIIIQKDLPPELQQKLIDAFLNLNENQHKEILQSIHPQLIGFRKTSESEFKNL from the coding sequence ATGAAGATCAAAATTCGTATTCTTTTCCAAATCTTATTTATTTCTTTCATCATCTTTCAATCACTAATTTTTTGTAAACGGGAAAAAATAGGCTTCTCTGAACCTACTTTTATTTATGATGGCTATCCTTTGAATGTTCCTCAAGAAAAAGATGTTTTATATTTTAGTGTTCTTCCCTATAAAAATTCATTAGAACTTGCATATGACTTTGATCCTTTAGTCAAACATTTATCTGAAAAAACTCAAAGAAGGATTATCTTCAAACCATTGGATCAATACTACAAGATACATTTGCTACTCGAAAAGAACAAACTCCACCTTGCTATGATCGATCCTTATGTTTACGTGAGTAGAAATGTATCGAATGATTACATATTTTCCGTAAAACCTGTCTTTAAAAATGTCCAGAAAAATAAATCCTTACTTGTAGCTCGAAACGATAACCCTGTAAAATCCATATTTGAAATAAAAGCAAATCAGGAAAAAATTGTTCTTTCATTTGACAATCCTGATTCTACATTTGGATACATAATTCCTCTTAGAATTCTAAAAAATCTTGACATTGATCCCGAGAAATTCAAAGACATAGCCTTTTCGTCAAACTTCGAAAACACTATTCAGGGCATTCTTTCAGGGAATTTTGATTTGGGATGGGTAGATGTTTTGGCATTTGAAAAATTTAAGATTACTGCGATTGGACTAAAAGTTCTTTACGAATCCGAAGAATTCGAACATTATCCGATAATAATTCAAAAAGACTTACCTCCAGAACTCCAACAAAAACTGATAGATGCGTTTTTAAATCTGAATGAAAACCAACACAAAGAAATACTACAATCCATACATCCACAACTCATAGGATTTCGAAAAACTAGTGAATCAGAATTTAAAAACCTATAA
- a CDS encoding methyl-accepting chemotaxis protein, whose translation MNEIKRLYQYLWEKFLSFPISLLKKLVILIAFLEFGAIVTTGAFVLVYFYFIFEQNIEKRAIEIGKAIEKFAAESLVKNDFFRLQKTAEELSKDPAIRYIIIQDRNGQAVVHSNYHYVGLKFNDQNSTRAFYAEKEFFQNYYSSQGDLYTKEYVIPLMTPIGKVGFIRVGMNYQNLVQKPLIHMVLIILSMTVGFVILGIFIAIPATKLLLIPVNAVHTATKSLAGGDLTTEVKILSKDEIGEMAQAFNKMVQSQEQLVSMIKKVSEEILKTANELASSSEEVSAASSEISKTISEVSKDLKKGTEFTEFVNQKLFSFAQLLENAKKQAEKSYIIAQDTYQISTTGKEKMKSLNEITDKIYHGAETIMNSIKQLNELSKKINNITSTINGITSQITLLSLNASIEAARAGEYGKGFAVVADEISKLADQSSKQAKEITQIINQIIDFSKKSVESTSSQFELVSQGKSTTEIVYQYFEKLILSANNIAEELKIIKEIAQKEVIESQDVIQNLKELKEIIQKTSHSARDVDNSTKETSNAMVAVAKQTQNLNALAIELRKIISNFKLHT comes from the coding sequence ATGAATGAAATTAAAAGATTATATCAATATTTATGGGAAAAGTTTCTTAGTTTTCCTATTTCATTATTAAAGAAACTCGTTATCCTAATCGCCTTTTTAGAATTTGGTGCAATTGTTACTACTGGCGCATTCGTACTAGTTTATTTCTACTTTATTTTTGAACAAAACATAGAAAAGCGTGCCATAGAAATCGGCAAAGCCATAGAAAAATTTGCAGCCGAGTCTTTAGTAAAAAATGATTTTTTTCGGCTACAAAAGACAGCTGAAGAACTTTCCAAAGACCCAGCTATTCGATACATAATCATTCAGGATCGGAATGGTCAAGCAGTTGTTCATAGTAATTATCATTATGTGGGACTAAAATTTAATGACCAAAATAGCACCAGAGCTTTTTATGCTGAAAAAGAATTTTTCCAAAACTATTATAGCTCTCAAGGTGATCTTTATACAAAAGAATACGTGATTCCTCTAATGACTCCGATTGGTAAAGTTGGATTTATTCGTGTAGGAATGAACTATCAAAATCTTGTTCAAAAGCCGTTAATTCATATGGTTTTAATCATTCTAAGTATGACAGTTGGATTCGTAATTCTAGGAATTTTTATTGCTATACCAGCTACAAAGTTACTTTTGATACCCGTCAATGCTGTTCACACTGCGACCAAGAGTTTGGCAGGTGGGGACCTCACCACTGAAGTCAAAATTCTTAGCAAAGATGAAATAGGAGAAATGGCTCAAGCATTCAATAAAATGGTTCAGAGCCAAGAACAGTTAGTTTCTATGATCAAAAAAGTCTCTGAAGAAATTTTGAAAACAGCTAACGAACTTGCGTCTTCATCAGAAGAAGTGAGTGCGGCATCGTCAGAAATTTCAAAGACTATCAGTGAGGTTTCCAAAGATTTGAAAAAAGGAACAGAATTTACTGAGTTTGTTAATCAAAAGTTATTTTCTTTTGCTCAACTATTAGAAAACGCAAAAAAACAGGCAGAAAAATCATACATAATCGCTCAAGATACATACCAAATCTCTACAACTGGGAAAGAAAAAATGAAATCACTAAACGAAATCACAGATAAAATTTATCACGGTGCAGAGACAATCATGAATTCCATCAAACAACTCAATGAACTTTCGAAAAAAATAAATAACATTACATCAACCATCAATGGAATTACAAGTCAAATCACACTACTTTCCTTAAATGCCTCCATTGAGGCAGCAAGGGCTGGTGAATACGGAAAAGGTTTTGCAGTAGTTGCAGATGAAATCTCGAAGTTAGCAGATCAATCAAGCAAACAAGCAAAAGAAATTACTCAAATCATCAATCAAATTATTGATTTTTCAAAAAAGAGTGTTGAAAGCACTTCATCCCAGTTTGAATTAGTATCTCAGGGAAAGAGCACCACTGAAATAGTATATCAATATTTCGAAAAGCTCATTTTATCAGCAAATAATATTGCAGAAGAATTAAAGATCATTAAAGAAATTGCTCAAAAAGAAGTTATAGAATCACAAGATGTAATCCAAAATTTAAAAGAATTAAAAGAAATCATTCAAAAGACATCACACAGTGCAAGAGATGTCGATAATTCCACCAAAGAAACATCGAACGCCATGGTAGCTGTAGCAAAACAAACCCAGAACCTAAACGCATTAGCGATTGAATTAAGGAAAATTATTTCCAACTTTAAGCTCCATACATAA
- the queG gene encoding tRNA epoxyqueuosine(34) reductase QueG, whose amino-acid sequence MSSLLQRKIQTLREYAKELGFDLFGITRPNLNELEYQNLKSFIENKHYLNMTWFEKTKQIRLNPQEILPHSQSVIVLGHIYKNKTYNQIQNQKVKISRYAIGKDYHKVLKKKLKKLESKIKELFDDIQTRITIDSAPVPEKLLAIHAGIGWQGKNTNIIHPNYGSFFFISCIFLDKDLTIYEESKEIPDFCLNCKLCILSCPTQALEPYKLDVSKCISYWNIESREVIPDHIAKKSRGWIFGCDICQEVCPHNRKKSVETKETNEKDFFLREEVKKIITSIPTKEEWENLKNSPLKRVPYEIFVANYKKILDLSDSDDENLTHPRRSKV is encoded by the coding sequence GTGAGCTCCCTTCTCCAAAGGAAAATCCAAACCTTAAGGGAATATGCAAAAGAATTAGGGTTTGACTTGTTTGGCATCACAAGACCTAATCTAAACGAACTGGAATATCAGAATCTAAAATCCTTTATTGAAAACAAACACTATCTCAACATGACGTGGTTTGAAAAAACAAAGCAGATTCGTTTGAACCCTCAAGAAATTTTGCCTCATAGCCAAAGCGTGATTGTTTTAGGACATATTTACAAAAATAAAACCTATAATCAAATTCAAAACCAAAAAGTAAAAATTTCTCGATACGCAATTGGCAAGGATTATCACAAGGTGTTGAAAAAAAAACTTAAAAAACTAGAATCAAAGATAAAAGAGCTCTTTGATGACATACAAACGAGAATAACGATTGATTCCGCTCCTGTGCCAGAGAAATTGTTAGCAATACATGCTGGGATAGGCTGGCAGGGGAAAAACACCAACATCATTCATCCTAACTACGGATCGTTTTTTTTCATCAGTTGCATTTTTTTAGATAAAGATTTGACTATTTACGAAGAAAGCAAAGAAATTCCTGATTTTTGTTTGAATTGTAAATTATGCATCCTTTCTTGTCCTACTCAAGCTTTGGAACCATATAAACTGGATGTATCAAAGTGTATTTCATACTGGAATATTGAAAGTAGAGAAGTCATTCCTGATCACATTGCCAAGAAAAGTCGTGGCTGGATTTTTGGATGCGATATTTGTCAAGAAGTTTGCCCCCACAATCGCAAAAAAAGCGTAGAAACGAAAGAAACAAATGAAAAAGATTTCTTTTTACGAGAAGAAGTCAAAAAAATCATAACCTCAATCCCAACAAAAGAAGAATGGGAAAATCTGAAAAATTCTCCTCTAAAGCGTGTTCCTTATGAAATTTTCGTAGCTAATTACAAGAAGATCTTGGATCTTTCGGATTCGGATGATGAAAACCTTACCCACCCTCGAAGAAGTAAAGTCTGA
- the rsmH gene encoding 16S rRNA (cytosine(1402)-N(4))-methyltransferase RsmH, which produces MKTLPTLEEVKSDFFHFPVLYREVCDFASLLSNRTLFVDATIGGGAHSYIIHQHYPFEYHVGFDRDERMINKAKENFDRLLIPNEILTVPSNKISKNKIYLVNQRFSNIREILKHFGKKINFLLCDLGISMYHLKNSWGFSFDDGLLDMRLDPESMDVKEILNTFEENALSKIFLQYGEEKFSKIIAKEIIRNRPIESSSQLKEIIIKVYYKKYRTRIQPKVVQRVFQALRIYANQELQELEELLKILPDVLDHRAIAIFISFHSLEDRLIKTYFKNYQAKGHVILTKKPLTPKNDEVKINPASRSAKLRALQWKNTNS; this is translated from the coding sequence ATGAAAACCTTACCCACCCTCGAAGAAGTAAAGTCTGATTTTTTTCATTTTCCTGTGCTTTATCGTGAGGTTTGTGATTTCGCGAGCTTGCTTTCCAATCGAACATTGTTTGTTGATGCAACCATTGGAGGAGGAGCTCACAGCTATATCATTCATCAACACTATCCTTTTGAATATCATGTTGGTTTCGATAGAGATGAAAGGATGATAAATAAAGCTAAAGAAAATTTCGACCGTCTTCTTATTCCAAACGAAATTCTGACAGTTCCTTCAAACAAAATTTCCAAGAACAAAATCTATTTAGTAAATCAACGTTTTTCAAACATAAGAGAAATACTAAAGCACTTTGGCAAGAAGATCAATTTTCTTCTTTGTGATTTGGGTATTTCTATGTATCATCTTAAAAATTCATGGGGGTTTTCTTTTGATGATGGGCTTCTCGATATGAGATTGGATCCCGAAAGCATGGATGTAAAAGAAATTTTGAACACGTTCGAAGAAAACGCTCTTTCAAAGATTTTTTTGCAGTATGGCGAAGAAAAATTCTCTAAAATCATTGCAAAAGAAATCATACGAAATCGTCCTATCGAAAGTTCATCTCAGCTAAAAGAAATAATCATCAAAGTTTACTACAAAAAATATCGAACACGCATTCAACCAAAGGTTGTTCAAAGAGTTTTCCAAGCTCTCAGAATCTATGCAAACCAGGAACTTCAAGAATTAGAAGAATTACTCAAAATCCTTCCTGACGTTTTGGATCATCGGGCAATTGCTATCTTCATCAGCTTTCACTCGTTGGAAGACAGGTTGATAAAAACATATTTTAAAAACTACCAAGCCAAAGGACATGTAATTTTAACTAAAAAACCCTTGACTCCTAAAAATGATGAAGTAAAAATCAATCCAGCATCAAGGAGTGCGAAACTGCGAGCTCTACAATGGAAAAATACAAACAGCTAA
- a CDS encoding cyclic nucleotide-binding domain-containing protein, which yields MEHNFTFFVLVNIFHLVFIIFYLIYYGNIKPILEFIQSFLMGVLGGLFILLLAPLIVPLLDTNIDFFDIFLKAALIEKFVSFLMIYFLVFSFNREADLNKILIAGVQYAAGFAFLENVIYQLQFDSRMIYLRLISSVPMHLSTCGIQAYFIGLSIFYSLRKFRFLNAFLGLLIPVFLHSVYDYLTLSSENTQSLIGPSIVLSIFIFEVLYSKIQTYPKKEQLQKEDLSLEDWITLQVQKGHLKWILYSSGTRNLPKISFFRFDKDYVKLTIAILMLIFPLIYLTEPEIYYRIFKTPSQLQFTLFFIMPISFFFIFLILGSVNPEYFKNKKIRIPVVLDVDILLKNKNTTTGISYELKPYSTFIHLEEELKHGEEIILIFSYKKNTSYPIKAIVKKYIPNFHKEYPSGIIVSLAEMREDFGQFYYNYLLYRIVKGFVFLLNLPGSERIRSLFVRPLTVMQNERFYKKGEVIFREGDTGKHFYLIKKGRVAFYKESDDNKRHKISELGVGDIFGEMALVSDKPRSATAECVEDTILAVAHKDHLEALLQANPEFVMKVIQNLIQIIHKKEALLEEYRKYNELYIKTLEEVQGKGKKKD from the coding sequence ATGGAACATAATTTCACATTTTTTGTTTTGGTGAATATTTTCCATCTTGTGTTTATCATATTTTATCTTATCTATTACGGTAATATAAAACCCATTCTCGAGTTTATTCAATCATTTTTAATGGGTGTTCTGGGGGGATTATTCATTTTGTTATTAGCTCCGTTGATAGTTCCTCTTTTGGATACTAATATTGATTTTTTCGATATCTTTTTGAAGGCAGCTCTTATCGAAAAGTTTGTATCATTTTTAATGATTTACTTCTTGGTTTTTTCTTTCAACAGAGAAGCTGATTTGAATAAGATTTTAATTGCAGGAGTTCAATATGCAGCTGGCTTTGCTTTTTTAGAAAATGTAATATATCAACTCCAATTTGACTCAAGGATGATATACCTACGCTTGATCTCTTCGGTTCCAATGCATTTATCAACTTGTGGTATTCAAGCTTATTTCATTGGACTTTCGATCTTCTACAGCTTGAGGAAATTTCGATTCTTAAATGCGTTTTTGGGGTTATTGATTCCTGTTTTTTTACATTCTGTCTATGATTATTTAACCTTGTCAAGCGAGAATACCCAGAGTTTGATTGGTCCTTCGATTGTTTTAAGTATTTTTATCTTTGAAGTTTTATATTCAAAAATTCAAACTTATCCAAAGAAAGAGCAACTACAAAAAGAAGATTTGTCTTTGGAAGACTGGATTACTTTACAAGTCCAAAAAGGGCATTTAAAGTGGATACTTTATTCGTCAGGAACAAGAAATCTACCGAAAATTTCATTTTTTCGATTTGATAAAGATTATGTAAAACTAACAATTGCGATACTAATGTTGATATTCCCCCTGATTTATTTGACAGAGCCTGAGATTTACTATCGAATTTTTAAGACTCCATCCCAACTACAATTCACGTTGTTTTTTATCATGCCTATTTCATTCTTCTTCATTTTCCTGATTTTGGGGAGTGTTAACCCTGAGTACTTTAAGAACAAAAAGATAAGAATTCCCGTGGTCTTAGATGTAGATATTTTATTGAAAAACAAAAACACAACTACTGGAATCAGCTATGAGCTAAAACCCTACTCGACTTTTATTCACCTCGAAGAAGAACTGAAACATGGAGAAGAAATTATTTTAATTTTTAGTTATAAAAAGAATACCTCTTATCCAATAAAAGCTATAGTTAAAAAATACATACCAAACTTTCATAAAGAATATCCCTCTGGAATTATAGTTTCCTTAGCTGAAATGAGGGAAGACTTTGGACAGTTCTATTACAATTATCTTTTGTATCGAATCGTGAAGGGTTTTGTATTTTTATTGAATCTACCTGGAAGTGAAAGGATACGTTCTTTGTTTGTGCGTCCTTTGACGGTGATGCAGAATGAGAGATTCTACAAAAAAGGAGAAGTCATATTCAGAGAAGGAGATACAGGAAAACACTTTTACTTAATCAAGAAGGGAAGAGTTGCTTTTTATAAAGAATCTGATGATAATAAAAGACATAAAATTTCTGAGCTCGGTGTGGGTGATATTTTTGGAGAAATGGCATTGGTTTCTGACAAACCAAGATCCGCAACAGCGGAATGTGTAGAAGACACAATCCTTGCAGTAGCTCATAAAGATCACTTAGAGGCATTACTTCAAGCAAATCCTGAGTTTGTAATGAAAGTAATCCAAAACCTCATTCAGATAATCCACAAGAAAGAAGCGCTTTTAGAAGAATATAGAAAATACAATGAATTGTATATAAAAACTTTGGAAGAAGTTCAAGGCAAAGGAAAGAAGAAAGATTAA
- a CDS encoding Hpt domain-containing protein, translating into MKYKVEISKEIQDIVPVFLEEFDKNVKLLEQAIDSQDYETIRSITHKIKGSAGGYGFHQISEYSKVIENLAKNRSPIEQIQNQFKKMIDYYHNMEIIYTNKPLT; encoded by the coding sequence ATGAAATACAAAGTAGAAATTTCAAAAGAAATTCAAGATATTGTTCCTGTTTTTTTAGAAGAATTCGATAAAAATGTGAAATTATTAGAACAAGCCATTGATTCGCAGGATTATGAGACAATACGTTCTATAACCCACAAAATCAAAGGGAGTGCAGGAGGATATGGGTTTCACCAGATTTCAGAATACTCAAAAGTAATCGAGAACTTGGCTAAAAACAGAAGTCCGATTGAGCAAATCCAAAATCAATTCAAAAAAATGATAGATTATTACCACAATATGGAAATCATTTACACAAATAAGCCTTTGACGTAA
- a CDS encoding carbon-nitrogen hydrolase family protein, producing MNSWSKREVLKIGIAQYEINPQNPEYNLSKIEAFLKEAQKDILILPEMGITGYWLEKIKEYLKEVPHYIEVLKKYSLKYSTSICTTLPYKEGESVYNRLFFITPDGFYHYDKHYLIDWGGFHEGSFFQHGKGYLVTSYFGWIVGFAVCYDLRFPEHFYYMNQYSYDNYQRFMHLILLPSQWPSQRREHFLTLSKARAIENQAYFVAVNNIGNLKELSFSGDSRIYDPNGNEILCLNSEEGVFVQELSLELVKEIQTQRPILKDRYKIYLHQ from the coding sequence ATGAACTCGTGGAGTAAACGGGAAGTTCTGAAGATTGGCATTGCACAATATGAAATCAACCCTCAAAATCCTGAGTATAACTTGAGTAAAATAGAAGCCTTTTTAAAGGAAGCTCAGAAAGACATATTGATTTTACCCGAGATGGGAATCACTGGATACTGGTTAGAGAAAATAAAAGAGTATCTAAAAGAAGTGCCTCATTATATTGAAGTGCTAAAAAAGTATTCTTTAAAATACTCTACTTCTATCTGCACAACACTTCCCTATAAGGAAGGTGAAAGTGTTTATAATCGTCTTTTTTTTATAACTCCCGATGGCTTTTATCATTATGATAAGCACTACTTGATTGATTGGGGTGGATTTCATGAAGGAAGTTTTTTTCAGCATGGCAAAGGTTATTTGGTGACTTCCTATTTTGGTTGGATTGTTGGTTTTGCTGTTTGTTATGATCTTCGCTTCCCCGAGCATTTTTATTACATGAATCAATATTCCTATGATAACTATCAACGGTTCATGCACTTGATACTTCTTCCTTCTCAGTGGCCATCCCAAAGACGAGAACATTTTCTCACTTTATCAAAAGCAAGAGCTATCGAGAATCAAGCCTATTTCGTAGCAGTAAATAACATTGGCAATTTGAAAGAATTATCATTCTCTGGAGACAGTAGGATTTATGATCCAAATGGGAATGAAATTTTATGTTTGAACTCAGAAGAGGGAGTCTTCGTCCAAGAATTGAGTCTTGAATTAGTAAAAGAAATCCAGACCCAACGTCCTATTCTGAAGGATCGATATAAAATATATTTACATCAATAA
- a CDS encoding DUF4384 domain-containing protein → MLYFFWIRSKGFYRFFDSNLRLIFFSFVLTYSLHSNTIAVVPSEFPKEEYVLRFGRDLISILKTRKVYQLVEKEKLEEIYQELQKSQSGLVQQEEAPKLGYLKSIHYFVFYDISRNEGALFSANFRIVLTETGSIIGASREKGDYETVLEKLSQRLMNQLDIYLNIQNPEKPYTVLLQLDKPIPVYKVGEKLKIRFKVISHKQNPPRKVYIQLFSIDAKGTMSMIYPNKYSGFEPIELNKEYTFPSHDDDFEWELEPPTGTEFIQAFVSEEPKDVFGTLEVSKRELFPTSKYNGNSLMMTRGIKVQLNKEKYKNWAAMRIAYELVE, encoded by the coding sequence ATGCTTTATTTCTTTTGGATCAGAAGTAAGGGCTTTTATCGTTTTTTTGATTCTAATCTAAGATTGATATTTTTTTCATTTGTTCTGACATATTCTCTTCATTCCAATACCATTGCTGTTGTTCCATCTGAGTTTCCGAAAGAAGAATACGTATTGAGGTTTGGAAGGGATTTGATCTCAATCTTGAAGACAAGAAAAGTCTACCAATTAGTGGAAAAAGAAAAGTTAGAAGAAATTTATCAAGAATTACAAAAGAGCCAAAGTGGATTGGTTCAACAAGAAGAAGCTCCAAAGTTAGGTTATTTAAAATCCATCCATTATTTTGTTTTTTATGACATCTCGAGGAATGAAGGAGCTTTGTTTTCGGCGAACTTTCGGATTGTTCTCACAGAAACAGGGTCGATTATCGGAGCTTCTCGTGAAAAAGGAGACTACGAAACTGTCTTAGAAAAACTAAGTCAAAGACTGATGAATCAGTTGGATATTTACTTGAATATTCAAAATCCAGAGAAACCATACACGGTGTTACTACAACTGGATAAACCCATTCCCGTATACAAAGTAGGAGAAAAGCTAAAGATCAGATTCAAAGTAATTTCTCATAAACAAAATCCCCCGAGAAAAGTTTACATCCAATTGTTTTCGATTGATGCAAAAGGAACAATGAGCATGATCTATCCAAATAAATACTCAGGCTTCGAGCCAATAGAATTGAACAAAGAGTATACATTCCCATCTCATGATGATGATTTTGAGTGGGAGCTCGAGCCACCGACTGGTACGGAATTCATTCAAGCATTTGTTTCAGAAGAACCTAAAGATGTGTTTGGTACTCTCGAAGTTTCAAAGCGGGAATTGTTTCCCACATCAAAATATAATGGCAATTCTCTCATGATGACACGGGGAATTAAAGTTCAATTGAACAAAGAAAAATACAAAAACTGGGCAGCTATGAGAATTGCTTATGAACTCGTGGAGTAA